One genomic region from Terasakiella sp. SH-1 encodes:
- a CDS encoding inorganic phosphate transporter, which yields MDLNNLQKIENAQYLNRRELVRIGTAALFLVGIIIFVGAKMPGSFLLISAAVIGGYMALNIGANDVANNVGPAVGSKTITLTGAIIIAAIFESAGAIIAGGDVVGTIRKGIIDPSAITDPQVFVWLMMAALLAGAVWLNLATALGMPVSTTHSIVGGVLGAGIAAAGWDIANWTKVGQIAASWVISPVFGGMIAATFLYIIKRTITYQSNMIEAAKKMVPLLIGAMAWAFTTYLIMKGLKKLFKLDFLTAVGGGFVVAVIIVMIVRPMIAKAAEGLEPTKASVNKLFVIPLICAAALLSFAHGANDVANAVGPLAAIYDVISHGAMAAKAAIPLWVMIIGALGISVGLALFGPKLIRTVGSEITELDQARAFCIAMAAAITVIIASQLGLPVSSTHIAIGAIFGIGFLREAIKSNYGKKVAEIRSHHEGQDEEEVNAFLDKFEMASFEEKGHMLRDLKKHKQAPTVTKKERKRLSKEYKKELVKRSAVLKIAAAWVITVPLSGLLAGMIYFTLRGMMMP from the coding sequence ATGGATCTCAATAATCTTCAGAAAATCGAAAACGCTCAGTATCTCAACAGACGTGAGCTTGTTCGTATCGGCACAGCAGCATTGTTTCTGGTGGGCATTATTATTTTCGTCGGCGCAAAAATGCCGGGAAGTTTCTTGCTGATTTCAGCAGCTGTTATCGGTGGATATATGGCGCTGAATATCGGTGCAAACGATGTGGCCAATAACGTTGGCCCGGCGGTGGGGTCCAAGACCATCACCTTGACAGGTGCGATTATCATCGCTGCGATTTTTGAATCGGCTGGTGCCATCATTGCCGGGGGTGATGTGGTCGGCACCATTCGAAAAGGCATTATTGATCCATCAGCCATTACGGACCCGCAGGTTTTCGTCTGGTTGATGATGGCGGCCCTTTTGGCCGGTGCAGTTTGGCTAAACCTGGCAACCGCCTTGGGCATGCCGGTTTCCACCACACACTCCATCGTTGGAGGCGTGCTAGGGGCTGGTATTGCAGCGGCTGGCTGGGATATTGCCAACTGGACCAAGGTTGGTCAGATTGCGGCCAGCTGGGTGATCTCTCCTGTCTTTGGCGGGATGATTGCGGCGACCTTCCTTTATATTATCAAGCGAACCATTACCTATCAGTCCAATATGATTGAGGCGGCCAAGAAAATGGTGCCGCTGTTGATCGGGGCGATGGCTTGGGCTTTCACGACCTATCTGATTATGAAGGGCTTGAAGAAGCTCTTTAAACTGGATTTCCTGACAGCTGTCGGTGGGGGCTTTGTCGTGGCTGTTATTATTGTCATGATTGTCCGCCCAATGATTGCCAAGGCAGCAGAAGGGTTGGAACCGACAAAGGCATCTGTAAACAAATTGTTTGTCATTCCGCTGATTTGTGCCGCAGCTCTGTTAAGCTTTGCTCATGGGGCAAATGATGTGGCAAACGCGGTTGGCCCGTTGGCGGCGATCTATGACGTGATCTCTCATGGGGCGATGGCAGCGAAAGCAGCTATTCCATTGTGGGTGATGATCATTGGTGCTTTGGGGATTTCTGTTGGCTTGGCTTTGTTCGGCCCGAAACTGATCCGCACTGTTGGTTCTGAAATTACCGAGTTGGATCAGGCACGTGCTTTCTGTATTGCGATGGCTGCGGCCATTACGGTGATTATTGCCTCTCAATTGGGCTTGCCTGTAAGTTCGACCCACATTGCCATTGGGGCGATCTTTGGGATTGGCTTCCTGCGAGAAGCGATCAAATCCAACTATGGTAAAAAGGTTGCAGAAATTCGTTCTCATCATGAAGGTCAGGATGAAGAGGAAGTCAATGCGTTCCTTGATAAGTTTGAAATGGCAAGCTTTGAAGAAAAAGGCCATATGCTCCGAGACCTGAAAAAGCATAAACAAGCGCCGACAGTGACCAAGAAAGAACGCAAAAGACTGAGCAAAGAATACAAGAAAGAGCTGGTTAAACGCTCTGCTGTGCTCAAAATTGCAGCTGCTTGGGTGATTACGGTGCCGCTTTCCGGTCTTTTGGCTGGTATGATTTATTTCACACTGCGTGGCATGATGATGCCATAA
- the purN gene encoding phosphoribosylglycinamide formyltransferase — MAKLKVAVLISGGGSNLQALIDLCAQDDAPAEIVRVISNVDGVYGLERAQQAGIKTMVIDHKKYDGREAFEDAIHQVLDSENIQLVCLAGFMRLLTDGFVQKWRDRLINIHPALLPSFKGLHTHERAIEAGVKFHGATVHYVRPAMDEGPIIVQAAVPVLPSDTPDELAARVLEQEHQIYPLALKLIAQRKVRVSGEKVLYNGVACLPESVINPVG, encoded by the coding sequence ATGGCAAAGCTAAAAGTCGCTGTCCTGATTTCCGGGGGCGGCAGTAACCTGCAAGCCCTGATTGATCTCTGTGCCCAAGACGATGCCCCGGCTGAAATCGTTCGTGTGATTTCTAACGTCGATGGCGTTTATGGCTTGGAACGCGCCCAACAGGCGGGTATCAAAACCATGGTGATTGATCATAAGAAATATGATGGCCGCGAAGCCTTTGAAGATGCCATTCACCAGGTTTTGGACAGCGAGAACATACAGCTGGTCTGTCTGGCAGGTTTCATGCGCTTGCTCACAGACGGGTTTGTCCAGAAATGGCGTGACCGCCTGATCAATATCCACCCGGCCCTCCTGCCCTCCTTTAAAGGGCTGCACACACACGAACGTGCAATTGAGGCAGGTGTAAAATTCCATGGCGCAACTGTTCACTATGTGCGCCCAGCCATGGATGAAGGACCGATCATCGTACAGGCTGCGGTCCCGGTTCTGCCCAGTGATACACCAGATGAACTGGCTGCACGCGTCTTGGAACAAGAACACCAAATCTACCCGCTTGCCCTGAAACTGATTGCACAGCGCAAAGTCCGCGTTTCAGGTGAAAAAGTTCTTTATAACGGTGTGGCTTGCTTGCCGGAAAGTGTGATTAACCCTGTTGGTTAA
- the purM gene encoding phosphoribosylformylglycinamidine cyclo-ligase: protein MADQKGLTYKDAGVDIDAGNDLVDEIKPLAKSTKRPGVMDGLGGFGAFFDLRAAGYQDPILVSGTDGVGTKLKVAILADKHDTVGIDLVAMCVNDLVVQGAEPLLFLDYYATGKLDVQAGRDIIKGIAEGCNQAGSALIGGETAEMPGMYSEGDYDLAGFCVGAVERGEELTGANVKEGDIVLGLASNGLHSNGFSLVRRVVEAAGLDYAAPAPFDSSRTLAEALLDPTKIYVKSTLAAIKAGGVNALAHITGGGLVENIPRVLPDGLGVDIDASTWKLPAVFSWLAEAGGIANHELARTFNCGIGMCVIVEADQVDALTKILEDGGETVTNIGTVVKRDSGEQVEIAGIETWQS from the coding sequence ATGGCAGATCAAAAAGGTCTCACCTATAAAGATGCAGGCGTTGATATTGACGCTGGTAACGATTTGGTCGATGAGATCAAACCCCTTGCAAAATCCACAAAACGCCCCGGTGTTATGGACGGGCTTGGCGGTTTTGGCGCGTTTTTCGATCTGCGCGCCGCAGGTTATCAGGACCCGATCCTCGTATCTGGCACCGATGGTGTCGGTACAAAATTAAAAGTCGCCATTCTGGCTGACAAGCATGATACCGTTGGGATCGACCTTGTTGCCATGTGCGTCAATGATCTTGTTGTCCAAGGGGCGGAACCGCTTCTATTCCTTGATTATTACGCTACAGGCAAACTGGATGTTCAAGCCGGTCGCGATATCATCAAAGGCATCGCAGAAGGCTGTAATCAAGCCGGTAGCGCGCTTATCGGGGGCGAAACGGCTGAAATGCCGGGTATGTATTCAGAAGGCGATTATGACCTTGCCGGTTTCTGCGTTGGTGCGGTTGAACGTGGTGAAGAACTGACAGGCGCCAATGTAAAAGAAGGCGATATTGTTCTGGGCCTTGCTTCAAACGGTCTGCATTCCAATGGCTTCTCGCTGGTGCGTCGCGTTGTTGAGGCTGCGGGTCTGGATTACGCGGCCCCTGCCCCGTTTGATAGCTCCCGCACATTGGCAGAAGCCCTGCTTGACCCGACAAAAATCTATGTCAAAAGCACACTGGCTGCGATTAAAGCAGGCGGTGTTAATGCGCTGGCTCACATCACAGGCGGTGGTCTGGTTGAAAATATTCCACGTGTTCTGCCTGATGGCTTGGGTGTGGATATTGATGCCTCCACATGGAAGCTGCCGGCTGTTTTCTCCTGGTTGGCCGAAGCAGGTGGGATTGCCAATCATGAACTGGCACGCACCTTTAACTGCGGTATCGGTATGTGCGTCATTGTTGAGGCCGATCAGGTTGATGCGCTGACAAAAATTCTGGAAGACGGTGGTGAGACAGTCACCAACATCGGTACCGTTGTGAAACGCGACAGTGGCGAACAAGTTGAAATCGCAGGGATTGAGACATGGCAAAGCTAA
- a CDS encoding DUF2066 domain-containing protein has translation MTLHMRVVALLTLVGSFFFTVDSPVYGADVFEVKGIYVDVTAKSVTEARKKAMREGEGRAFAILLKRLTMKDDRGLLPWIEPRHRAQYIRDFSVTGEKSSSVRYLATYSYHFKPDAIRNLLKARGIAFAETISKPVLVLPLFENGQQATLWNDPNPWREAWSGLGVQHGLVPIALPLGDLADISGVSIQQAAGADEAAMMDMANRYGVNSAVVAHMVVTGRDQAGQPNNVDLVINRVGSKYAGRMTLLGVAAQEGETSQAFLKRAAMEVADVIEESWKRDNLLQFGMVDVLPVNLNIRNLKEWLSVQERLKKVPVVRRVELALLSRDAVQLNLHFIGKLDQLISSLRQVDLDLAVTGESWSLVNLSGRG, from the coding sequence ATGACCCTACATATGCGCGTTGTTGCTTTGCTGACTTTGGTCGGGAGCTTTTTTTTCACTGTTGATTCACCTGTCTACGGCGCAGATGTTTTTGAAGTTAAAGGGATTTATGTGGATGTCACGGCCAAAAGCGTGACTGAGGCCCGCAAAAAAGCTATGCGTGAAGGTGAGGGGCGTGCCTTTGCTATTTTGCTGAAACGTTTAACCATGAAAGATGACCGTGGGTTATTGCCATGGATTGAGCCGCGTCATCGCGCACAATATATCCGTGATTTTTCAGTTACAGGGGAAAAGTCTTCATCCGTTCGTTATCTGGCAACTTATAGCTATCACTTTAAGCCGGATGCAATTCGCAACTTGTTGAAAGCGCGGGGCATCGCTTTTGCGGAAACCATCAGCAAGCCTGTGTTGGTTTTGCCGCTTTTTGAAAATGGTCAGCAGGCAACTTTATGGAATGATCCGAACCCCTGGCGCGAAGCCTGGAGTGGTTTGGGTGTGCAGCATGGTTTGGTCCCGATTGCACTGCCGCTGGGGGACTTGGCAGATATTTCAGGTGTGTCTATTCAGCAGGCAGCCGGTGCTGATGAAGCCGCAATGATGGATATGGCTAATCGTTACGGGGTGAACAGTGCGGTTGTTGCCCATATGGTGGTGACAGGGCGTGATCAGGCTGGCCAGCCTAATAATGTGGATTTGGTGATTAACCGGGTTGGTTCCAAATACGCTGGGCGGATGACTTTGCTGGGGGTTGCCGCACAGGAGGGGGAAACATCTCAAGCTTTCTTAAAACGTGCGGCTATGGAAGTTGCTGATGTGATTGAGGAAAGCTGGAAGCGCGATAATCTGTTGCAATTTGGGATGGTCGATGTACTCCCGGTGAATTTAAATATTCGCAATCTCAAGGAATGGTTGAGTGTACAGGAACGGTTAAAAAAGGTTCCTGTGGTGCGCCGGGTTGAGTTGGCTTTACTTTCACGTGATGCGGTCCAGTTGAACCTGCATTTTATTGGCAAGCTGGACCAGCTTATCAGTTCCCTGCGTCAGGTTGATCTTGATCTGGCTGTGACAGGGGAAAGCTGGTCATTGGTGAATTTATCTGGGCGGGGATAA
- a CDS encoding CDP-alcohol phosphatidyltransferase family protein, producing the protein MGQHFWLNIPNVITVGRVFAVPFMVWLILTHDLHAAFWLFVAAGISDGVDGYLAKILQARTRIGAFLDPIADKLLLVSAFLTLGVQGLLPLWLVIMVVFRDFAIVLGAALIEILTRDLKMAPNFSSKVNTTVQIVLVSVLLGVHGLSVQGMDWAVTGLIYATALTTLVSGLIYLYQWGITISQANGD; encoded by the coding sequence GTGGGCCAGCATTTTTGGCTGAATATACCGAATGTCATTACAGTGGGGCGGGTTTTTGCCGTTCCCTTCATGGTTTGGCTGATCCTGACCCATGATTTACATGCGGCTTTCTGGTTGTTTGTCGCGGCCGGTATCAGCGATGGGGTTGATGGCTATCTTGCCAAGATTTTACAAGCACGCACACGCATTGGTGCCTTTTTAGACCCGATTGCTGACAAGCTTCTGCTCGTCAGTGCATTTTTGACGCTCGGGGTGCAGGGGTTGCTGCCCCTGTGGTTGGTGATTATGGTGGTCTTTCGGGATTTTGCCATTGTGCTGGGTGCCGCTTTAATTGAAATTTTGACCCGAGATTTGAAAATGGCTCCTAATTTCAGTAGCAAGGTGAATACAACGGTGCAGATTGTACTGGTTTCTGTGTTGTTGGGGGTACATGGCCTGTCCGTTCAAGGGATGGACTGGGCGGTGACGGGCTTGATTTATGCGACGGCTCTCACAACGTTGGTATCCGGGCTGATTTACCTCTATCAATGGGGGATTACAATTTCACAGGCCAATGGGGATTAA
- a CDS encoding AI-2E family transporter, whose protein sequence is MDATKQLRIWSFSLLVFIVLLYVLRDVLTPFVAGMAVAYFIDPLADKLEKWGLSRTAATSVITIAFFILTIGALSTLLPVLTSQIIGFAGRVPIYFDHLHAILEPVAKQIFSGASEADLKELGATAAGFAKQAFSVIGNLLQKLISGGAALFDVISILVLTPLVTFYLLRDWDLLVARIDHWLPRKHAPTIREQFRLIDETLAGFVRGQASVCLMLGTFYAVGLSVLGLEFGLLVGLGAGLISFIPYFGSILGFGVSISIALVQFSDMTQVGLVAGVFAIGQVLEGNVLTPKLVGEKVGLHPVWVIFALMAGGALAGFTGVMLAVPVAAIIGVLVRFGLAQYMKSALYTGNPTDPS, encoded by the coding sequence ATGGACGCAACCAAACAATTGAGAATCTGGTCATTCAGCCTGCTGGTTTTTATTGTATTGCTGTATGTTTTGCGCGATGTGTTGACGCCTTTTGTCGCTGGAATGGCCGTGGCCTATTTCATTGACCCGTTGGCAGACAAGCTGGAAAAATGGGGACTGTCGCGCACAGCGGCCACAAGTGTCATTACGATCGCCTTTTTTATTTTAACGATTGGGGCACTGTCGACCTTATTACCTGTCTTAACCTCGCAAATCATTGGTTTTGCCGGGCGGGTACCGATCTATTTTGATCATTTACATGCCATACTGGAGCCTGTGGCCAAGCAGATTTTTTCCGGTGCATCTGAGGCCGATTTAAAAGAGTTAGGGGCAACAGCCGCAGGTTTTGCCAAGCAGGCATTTAGTGTGATTGGAAACCTTCTACAAAAATTGATCAGCGGCGGTGCTGCCCTGTTTGATGTGATTTCCATTTTGGTCCTGACTCCTTTGGTGACGTTCTATCTTTTGCGTGACTGGGATCTGTTGGTGGCGCGTATTGATCACTGGTTACCGCGCAAACATGCCCCGACGATCCGTGAACAGTTCCGCTTAATTGATGAAACATTGGCAGGCTTTGTGCGTGGGCAGGCATCGGTCTGTTTGATGCTTGGCACTTTTTATGCGGTTGGCCTGTCAGTGTTGGGCTTGGAATTTGGCTTGTTGGTCGGGCTCGGGGCCGGGTTAATTTCCTTTATTCCGTATTTCGGTTCTATCCTTGGCTTTGGTGTGTCGATCTCCATTGCCCTCGTACAGTTCAGTGATATGACGCAAGTGGGGCTGGTTGCAGGTGTCTTTGCGATTGGGCAGGTGTTGGAAGGAAATGTCTTAACCCCTAAACTGGTGGGGGAAAAGGTTGGGCTTCATCCTGTTTGGGTGATCTTTGCCTTAATGGCCGGTGGGGCCTTGGCTGGTTTTACAGGGGTGATGCTAGCAGTACCAGTTGCGGCAATTATTGGGGTGCTGGTGCGATTTGGTCTTGCCCAATATATGAAAAGTGCGCTTTATACAGGCAACCCCACTGACCCTTCCTAG
- a CDS encoding DnaA/Hda family protein: protein MSTHSQLPLDFEYRPAMSGDDFLVCASNAEAVAWLDRWPDWPAPFVVIYGEAGCGKSHLAAVFRQATGAEPVSLQSDPYETMGEATVGVIEDVDLIISDHQKDLFHLYNHAREKGLTLLLTARHAPVDWDVNLPDLKTRLGTVPVVEIGQPDDMLMEAVLVKLFSDRQIQVERDVIAFMLLRMERSFEQAITLVQEIDRRALAQKRRITVPLVRSVLQDQS, encoded by the coding sequence GTGTCGACCCATTCGCAATTACCATTGGATTTTGAATATCGCCCTGCCATGAGCGGCGATGACTTTCTGGTTTGTGCCAGCAATGCAGAAGCCGTAGCCTGGCTGGATCGCTGGCCGGACTGGCCAGCTCCCTTTGTGGTGATTTACGGCGAAGCAGGATGTGGTAAAAGCCATTTAGCTGCAGTGTTTCGCCAGGCAACGGGGGCGGAACCTGTGAGCTTGCAGTCTGACCCTTATGAGACAATGGGCGAGGCCACAGTCGGTGTGATAGAAGATGTTGATCTGATTATTTCAGATCATCAGAAAGATTTATTCCATCTTTATAATCATGCCAGAGAAAAGGGCCTGACCTTATTGCTGACAGCACGCCATGCCCCGGTGGATTGGGATGTTAACCTGCCAGACCTTAAAACGCGCTTGGGCACTGTCCCTGTGGTGGAGATTGGTCAGCCTGATGACATGCTGATGGAAGCCGTTCTGGTGAAACTGTTTTCAGATCGCCAGATTCAGGTTGAGCGTGACGTCATCGCCTTCATGCTGTTGCGCATGGAACGTTCGTTTGAACAAGCCATCACACTCGTTCAGGAAATTGATCGCCGTGCTCTTGCGCAAAAGCGCAGGATTACTGTACCTCTGGTTCGATCAGTTTTACAGGATCAATCATAG
- the aspS gene encoding aspartate--tRNA ligase has protein sequence MHPYRTHKCNELRADNDGEVVRLSGWIHSKRDHGNLLFIDLRDHYGMTQCVIDVSSELFKIAEGARVESVLTVTGKVVKRTAETVNPDMPTGEIEIYMDEVILESACDVLPMQVAGNEEAGEEIRLRHRFLDLRREQLHNNIKLRSQVISEIRRQMTDQDFMEIQTPILTASSPEGARDYLVPARNHPGKFYALPQAPQQFKQLLMVSGFDKYFQIAPCFRDEDARADRSPGEFYQLDFEMAYATQDDVFNAIEPVMHEIFTKFGNGRDVTPLPFPRIPYKESMLKYGSDKPDLRNPLIIADTTEPFRGSNFGLFAKLVDQGNVVRAIPAPGSAGRPRSFFDKLNNWARDEGKGGLGYIAIAEDGTQKGPIAKNLGEDRVQQILDICGLGNGDSVFFVCGKEKDAADFAGVVRTRVCDELELLEENKFNFCWVVDFPMYEMNEETGTIDFSHNPFSMPQGGMEALETQDPLDILAWQYDIVCNGIELSSGAVRNHKPEIMYKAFGLAGYEPEVVEKEFGGMLRAFKFGAPPHGGCAPGIDRMVMLLADEPNIREVIAFPMNQRAEDLLMQAPSEVSVQQLRELHIKLNLPKEKVKVEKTSDAEGEVG, from the coding sequence ATGCATCCCTATCGCACACATAAATGTAACGAACTGCGCGCAGACAACGACGGCGAAGTTGTTCGCCTTTCCGGCTGGATTCACTCCAAACGTGATCATGGTAACCTGCTGTTTATCGACTTGCGCGATCACTACGGCATGACACAATGTGTGATCGACGTCTCTTCTGAACTGTTTAAAATCGCTGAAGGTGCCCGTGTAGAAAGCGTTCTAACGGTTACAGGTAAAGTGGTCAAACGTACAGCAGAAACGGTTAATCCAGACATGCCGACAGGTGAGATCGAAATCTATATGGATGAGGTCATTCTGGAATCTGCCTGTGACGTTCTGCCCATGCAGGTCGCTGGTAACGAAGAAGCTGGTGAAGAAATCCGCCTGCGCCACCGCTTCCTTGATCTGCGTCGTGAACAGCTGCACAACAACATCAAACTGCGTTCTCAGGTCATTTCTGAAATCCGTCGTCAAATGACGGATCAGGACTTCATGGAAATCCAGACACCGATCCTGACGGCTTCTTCACCAGAAGGTGCGCGTGACTATCTGGTACCGGCACGTAACCATCCGGGTAAATTCTACGCCCTGCCCCAAGCCCCGCAGCAGTTCAAACAGCTGTTGATGGTTTCCGGCTTTGATAAATATTTCCAGATTGCCCCGTGTTTCCGTGACGAAGATGCCCGTGCTGACCGTTCACCGGGGGAATTTTATCAGCTTGATTTCGAAATGGCTTACGCCACACAAGATGATGTCTTTAACGCCATCGAACCTGTGATGCATGAAATCTTTACCAAATTCGGTAATGGCCGTGATGTCACACCCCTGCCCTTCCCGCGTATCCCTTATAAAGAATCCATGCTGAAATATGGTTCTGACAAACCGGACCTGCGCAACCCGCTGATCATCGCCGATACGACGGAACCATTCCGCGGGTCAAACTTCGGCCTATTTGCCAAACTGGTGGATCAGGGCAATGTGGTTCGCGCCATCCCGGCACCGGGTTCTGCCGGTCGTCCACGTTCCTTCTTTGACAAGCTCAACAACTGGGCACGTGATGAAGGTAAGGGTGGTCTCGGTTACATTGCGATTGCCGAAGACGGCACGCAAAAAGGCCCGATTGCCAAAAATCTAGGTGAAGATCGTGTTCAACAAATCCTCGACATCTGTGGTCTGGGCAATGGCGACTCCGTCTTCTTTGTCTGTGGCAAAGAAAAAGATGCGGCTGATTTTGCTGGTGTGGTTCGTACCCGCGTTTGTGACGAGCTGGAACTGCTGGAAGAAAACAAGTTCAACTTCTGCTGGGTTGTTGACTTCCCCATGTATGAGATGAACGAAGAGACAGGCACAATCGACTTCTCTCACAACCCATTCTCAATGCCACAAGGCGGTATGGAAGCGCTTGAAACACAAGACCCGCTGGACATTCTGGCATGGCAGTATGACATCGTTTGTAACGGTATTGAGCTGTCTTCCGGTGCGGTTCGTAACCACAAACCGGAAATCATGTACAAAGCCTTCGGTCTGGCAGGTTATGAGCCGGAAGTGGTGGAAAAAGAATTTGGCGGCATGCTGCGTGCCTTTAAATTTGGTGCTCCCCCCCACGGTGGTTGTGCCCCGGGTATCGACCGTATGGTGATGTTGCTGGCTGATGAGCCAAACATTCGTGAAGTCATTGCCTTCCCGATGAACCAACGCGCAGAAGACCTGTTGATGCAAGCCCCAAGCGAAGTCTCCGTCCAGCAGCTGCGTGAACTGCACATCAAACTGAACCTTCCAAAAGAAAAAGTTAAAGTCGAAAAAACCTCTGATGCAGAAGGTGAGGTAGGCTAA
- a CDS encoding response regulator gives MAPINVYLVDDDQDLLDYLETAISGDERKVHTYASASAFLSDIDDLPQSGCVVLDVNMPEMDGLELQQKLNEMKFPLPIVFLTAHAEVPMAVKAMQAGAIDFIQKPVQPDELIACVDRVINTPQKNLPSAEEAEIVKKTVDELTPREREVMDLIVKGASNKEAAQSLDISPRTVEIYRATVMRKMDAPNLPDLVRKAIAIGM, from the coding sequence GTGGCACCGATTAACGTATATCTTGTCGATGATGACCAGGACTTGCTGGACTATCTCGAAACAGCGATCAGCGGGGACGAACGTAAAGTCCACACTTACGCATCAGCCAGCGCGTTTCTTTCAGATATAGACGACCTCCCACAATCTGGCTGTGTGGTTCTGGATGTCAACATGCCTGAGATGGATGGGCTTGAGCTACAGCAAAAGCTAAACGAGATGAAATTCCCGCTCCCCATCGTTTTCCTCACCGCCCATGCCGAAGTTCCCATGGCTGTGAAAGCCATGCAGGCCGGTGCGATTGATTTCATCCAAAAGCCAGTTCAGCCAGATGAGCTGATTGCCTGTGTTGACCGTGTCATTAACACACCGCAAAAAAACCTGCCTTCTGCTGAAGAAGCCGAGATTGTGAAAAAAACGGTCGATGAGTTAACCCCGCGTGAACGTGAAGTCATGGACCTGATCGTTAAAGGTGCTTCCAACAAGGAAGCGGCGCAATCACTGGATATCAGCCCGCGTACCGTTGAAATTTATCGCGCAACGGTGATGCGTAAAATGGATGCGCCCAACCTGCCTGATCTGGTACGCAAGGCCATCGCCATCGGCATGTAA
- a CDS encoding DUF2849 domain-containing protein, producing the protein MSLQVVTANRLDDGLAVFYGEDGQWHNTINNAAIVEKGNEGDNLLASASDDANQLVVVGPYLIDVEKEGSAPVALRYREMIRTKGPSVRPDLGYQADK; encoded by the coding sequence ATGTCTTTACAAGTCGTAACTGCAAACCGTCTGGATGATGGATTGGCTGTTTTCTATGGCGAAGATGGTCAGTGGCATAACACCATTAATAATGCCGCTATTGTCGAAAAAGGTAATGAAGGCGACAACTTACTGGCGAGTGCATCAGATGATGCGAATCAGTTGGTTGTGGTCGGCCCTTATTTGATTGATGTTGAAAAAGAGGGTAGCGCACCGGTTGCACTACGTTACCGTGAAATGATTCGCACAAAAGGCCCTTCTGTGCGCCCCGATCTTGGCTATCAGGCTGATAAATAA